The sequence AAAAAGAGCTTGCAAGCCCACTGCGTGATGCGTTGAGGCGAGGGGATATTACTTTACCAGAAGGAACCCTGCTACACGGTATGGGTATGTACGGATACGATGCTGATGCAGTTCGAGGAGTATCCGAGATGGGTATAGTCAGTGGCGAGCTGATAGGCGTTACTGAAGATGCTGAGACGCACGGTTGTGCTGACTTTTTCCGTGTCCCGAGAGATACGAACATAGGCGCTTATTTTGATAGTGCTAAAGAACTAGTAACGGTGGATAGCTTGCGTATTCAACGTGGAGAAAGGTTATTGACAAGGGGCGTAGTCTTTATCGTAGATGCTCAAGCGGAAGGTGTTCCAGAGCTTCTGGAAAATGATGGCTATCGTAAGGAAGAAATGTCAGGGTTTGTATCACCTCCGCTTATGAGAACTCCAGAAGACACCTCTGCGATATTAGGTGGTGTACCCCGAGGTGCTATAGCAGGAGTTGTAGTCAGTGACAGACTACTTGCGAGTACTGATGTAGCTCAAGTCCTTTCCGGATGCTTTCCTGATGTTCCAGTTTTTAACCAGACAGGAATACCCCTACAGGCTGTCGCTTGATTGGGTTCAACAGTTTTTAGGTACATGTAATTTGCTAACAAAGCAGATTGCAATAACAGAGGTGAATAACAACAAACTTTTTGTTGGTTGTTGGGCGATTTTTTAGTACCGACCCCTGTTAGTGATTGTTGGGTGAAAAGGCAATACAAACCATTTTTTAGCATCGACGTATTTTTAGGTAGGCAGTGCGTTTACAGGATTTTCTAAAATCGAAGCTTTAGTGGGTAGGGGGTGTAATTATGGTATAATTATCTGTGATGCGATGACCGAGAATAGGTGGTAGCTTGCAAAGCTACATACGGTAGGGTAATGGCTACCTCGCATCTCCAATTAAATTATGACAGCACAAGATTATATCCAAACAAAACTTGAAGAGCTAAAAACGCCTCTTGGCTTAACTAGGCTCACGAATAAGGAAGAACTTATTGAGGCAATATTTCGCTATGTTATTTCAAAGAAATTCCGAAAATATGCACTATCTCCTGAAGCATCCGAGCATCTTCGAGCCTCGATTACCAAGAATATTGAAGCTGGCGAACCAATCAAAGCAACTTTAGTCTTTGGTGGGTATAAGCTATGGCGATTTGACGAGTCGCCAGAAGTAGATTGGGCTGAGCTTTTCTCGTTTATGTTTTACTCAAATTGGATGAAACCAATTTGTGAGGTTTATGAGCACGGTGTTTGGTACGACTTTTTCTCTGATGACGTAATTGTTCCAATTATTAACAATGTTCCACGAGACGATATGCAAGCCTATAGGGATAGCTTCGAGAAGCTACTTCGTTTCCTAAAGCCGTATCAGCCAGATAATCTAAATATGACCTATAACCGGGTTGGCGACCAATACGAGAGTTTTGAAGCTTTCAGTGCTGACCTTGAAGCACAGAAAGATTCTTTGTCTGCAAGTCTTGAGGGTGGTTATCCCAAGCTTGATGATACGGCTAAATCAGTCCTTGAACTCAACGTAAAGTTGACCGATGAACAAAAAGCCGACCCGATGTGGCGAGAGAAAGTTCAGCTTTTACACGACTCCTATATGCAAGTTGGTGGTCGCCGACCATATTACCGAACCCCTGATAAGTTCAATATAATGACGACACCTTTTAACGGTATGCTTTCAGTCGGTACTACCAAAGACTCAATTATGAAATTCTGGATTGGCACAGGAGTGTTAAAGCCTAGAGATGACGGTTTCAGACAAATCGTTTTATCACCAAATCAGCTAGAAAAAACTAGCTTTGATTGGCAAGATGTTAATCTTGGCATTGAGGGCAAGAACTTCAATAAAATCAGGGTATCTAAAGACTAGTCTTCGTATTCAGCCCTAATATACTCAGCACCGCTCGGGTCTTCTAGGACTACGTTCTCAAACTCTTTCGTGTCGGCAGATTCTAGCGGAGGTAGCTCAATCTTTTCTTGTGGTTCTTGTGTTGCGTCATCGCTCATAGTCTTATTCTACCTCACGAACTCAATAGCCGACATACTCTCTGGCTTAACCAAGCATAGTAGAAGCGATTGGATTTTATCTCGTCTCCGTTTTAGCCTAGGGTAGTTCGTAAGGAGTTGATGTAACGCTTCAATAATGGGTTCAGCTGGTGCGTTCTTCTCTCGACCAGAAGGAACTTTTTCTAAATCTGCCATCAAATCATATTGTGGATTTAGTATTATAATGGCGGTCGTATTCTTTACGGCAGCGTGATTTTGGTTTTGGGTTGCTGTATAATACTGCTAGGTGGGCTATTAGCTCAGTTGGTAGAGCAGTTGCCTCTTAAGCAAACGGTCACAGGTTCGAGCCCCGTATAGCCCACCAGGTAATTAGCTATAAACAAGAAAATTCACAAGGTTGTAGCTATGGTTGCACAAGGCAACCAGTTTCCGATGGTCAGTAAAGTTCGCAAAGTTTTATCACGCCATCCAACCAAATTTGTCCAAACCCTCTTTTATTGTTTCCAACCCCCCCATGCCCCTGTCACCTGCTACAACCTCCAGCCCGTCACCTTTCAAAATCCTCTAAGGATTTATGGGATATCTAGCATTTTGCATCAAAAGACTATCCAAATATCAGCAGAGTTGGATCCCCCGTAAACTCCTATGGAGTTTCGGAGGATGACAGACAAGGGAGGGGTTTGGAGGATAACAATACAAGGTTGGGTTTCGGAGGATGATAATACGGGGGTTCGGAGTATGGCAGTTATTTCTATTTTTGTATCAACAAGATAAAAGTAGCTAGCAGCGTCTGGGTCTAGTGAGTTGATTTTGATATACTATGAATATGAGCACGAGCATAACTGACCCAATCCAACCCAAAGGCTTTCGCGATCTGAGTATCAATCAACAGTTCGAATTTGATCACTGGATCCAGACTATTACCAAAGTCTACAAGTCTAGGGGATTCATGCCACTCAGGACTAGTGCTGTCGAGCTGAGCTCGGTATTGCTCGCCAAGGAGGGAGGAGAGACTACCAAAGAGATTTTTATGATTCCGAGAGCCAAGCATGATTTGGCATTGCGGTTTGATCTAACGGTTCCTTTGGCTAGGTATGTAGCCGCCAACCAACAAGACATCAAGTTTCCTTTCAGGCGCTATCAGATAGGTCAGAGCTGGAGAGCGGAGAATACTCAGTCAGGCAGGAAGCGGGAATTTTATCAAGCAGATATTGATATCATTGGAGATGATTCCATCTATGCTGACGCAGATGTGATCATTAGTGCTATCAAGGCTTATCAGGCACTTGATATCGAGGCCATAGCAAGAATCAATCATAGAGAGTTGTTGGCTAATATGGTAAGACAAGCAGGAGGAAGTCAGATCACTGAGGCTTTGCGCTTGATTGATAAGCGAGATAAGCTCGACAAGATCAGGTTTGGAGAGTTGTTAACTGGGCTAGTTGACGATCCCAAATCTATTACGCAATATTTAGACCAGGTTTATCAGTTAGGTCAGCTTGATGCACTGCAGGAATCAGGATTGAGTCAGCTAGATTATTTGACAAAGCTGGGGGAAATTTTAGCTCGCGAGGTGGGAGTTGGAAGTTTTTGTTTTGACTTTGGGTTGGCTAGAGGTTTTGATTATTATACTGGAATGGTCGTCGAGTTCTTTTTACCAGGAAATAGCACTGCAGTAGGGAGCGGGGGAAGATATGATAACCTGATTAGCGGCTATAGTTCAAGAAGCTTAGGAGGTGTCGGTTGTTCTATCGGTGTTACTAGACTATTTGACCACATTAACCCTTCTGGTCGAGGCACTCTCTCTGAATACTTGATCGCGATACTTGACCCTGAATACCTAGGATTCGCTCAGAGTGTTAGGCTAAAGGTAGAAGAATTGGGAGGTAATTGTCAGATCTATACCGCAAGTAGTAAGCTCAAGCATATCTTTGATTATGCAGATAGATGGGCAATTGATAAATTAATCATAATTGGATCTGATGAAATTGATTCAGGTCAAATCAAGATCAAAGATCTCAAGACAAAGCTTGAAGAAACTATTGAGGTCAAGGAGCAGAATTGATGAAGCTAATTTCTTGGAATGTCAATGGGATCAGAGCTGTTTTACGCAAGGACAAGCTTCTACCCATGATAGAGGCCGAAGATCCTGATATCCTTTGTCTGCAAGAGATCAAGGCGGATCCCGAACAGTTTGAGCTCGATCTACCGGGGTATCAATTGATAATAAATAGTGCCAAGCGTAAGGGTTATAGTGGGACAGCTATATTGAGTAAATTGCAACCAATAAGGATAATTAGGAATTTTCCTGAGAAATTAGTCAATAGTAGTCAGCCAGATCAATATGGGGATAGTAATCAAGAGGGTAGGATCTTGGCAGCTGAATACCCTGATTATTGGCTAGTCAATGTCTATACGCCGAATGCAAAAGATGATTTGAGCAGGATACCCCTCAGGCGAGATTACTGGGACTCAAGTTTTTTAAGGTTGCTTCAAAGCTTAGAGCAAACCAAGCCTGTCTTGACTTGTGGAGATTTCAATGTTGCCTACACCGAAGATGATCTTGCTAGACCAAAGCAAAATCAAGGCAAGAAAGGATTTACGGCCGAAGAGCGGACAGGGTTTGGTAATTATCTAGAGGCAGGCTTCATCGATACATTTAGATTGTTTCATCAGGGAAATGGACATTATAGCTGGTGGAGCAATTGGGGCAAAGCTAGGGAGAATAATGTTGGATGGAGGATAGATTATTGGCTGGCAAGTCAAGGACTCAAATCGAGAATTGTAGCTGGAGATATTTATCCAGATTATCTTGGCTCAGATCACTGTCCAATCGGTATAGAGTTAGACTAGATACCTCTTGACAAGATATCAATACTCCAAAAGTCGCGGACAGTCCGCGACATCTCCAATCTGGTAGGGTAGCAAAAGTCGCGGACAGTCCGCGACAAAAAATGTGGTGTAGTATGGAGGGTGGTATTGGGCTGGATTTAAGCTCTTGAATAAGTTTGGACAATCAGGTATCATACTAGGTATGGCAAAAAAAGGAGCAAGACAACTAATCGTACTAGTAAATAAAGCTACTGGCACACGTTATTTGACGAAAAAAAACAAGACTAATACAACAGACAAATTGGTCTTAAAGAAATATGATAGAAAAACTAGAAAAGTAGAAGAATTTACAGAAACCAAGACCAGTCTTGGTTGATAACAATTGGAGGGAATATGAAGAAAGTTAAGAAATTTTTACCAATAATTTTGTTTGTTGGACTGATTGGGGTGTTTGGATACCTGATTTTTAAGGGAGATTCCAATCCAGAATCGACCGAAGATCCAGCCTCGGTGGAATTGACCGACCAGCAAAAACAGGCCCTACTAGAGGGTCATGCTAAGCTGAGTGAGGGAGCTAATATTAATGTAGTAGAGTTTGGTGATTTTCAGTGTCCAGCCTGTAAGGCAGCTGAGCCAGAGATAGAAAGAATACTTGGTCTTTATGGTGATCAAATCAATTTCTATTTTCGTCATCGACCACTAATGTCTATTCACCCAAATGCCAAATTGGCTGCAATCACCTCAGAGGTGGCAGCTACAGAAGACAAGTTTTGGGAGATGCATGACTTGCTCTACCAGCGTCAAGCTGACTGGAGTAGTCTAAGTTCTACTCAGGTAATCGATACTTTTGCTAGCTATGGTACAGAATTGGGATTTGATACTGCTGATTTCAGAGATCAGATTCTTGGTGAGACTGGCAAGGGCAATATCAATCGTGATGATGATTTGGCAGAGGAGCTTGAAGTCAATGGTACTCCAACCTTCTTTGTCAATGGTCAAAGGCTAGCAAGTGTCAGCGAACTGGAAGATAAGATCAAGAGTTTAATCAATGGAGACTCAGACGCTGATAAAGCAGATGTCAGTGATGATAGCTCAGATTAAAATAGCAAGTTAGTTAGCTAGAGTAAAATAAAAAAATAAACGAGGAGTAAAATGAAAAAAACCAAAGTAGCAATCAATGGTTTTGGCAGAATTGGCAGGAGTGCCTTTAAGATAGCCATGACCAAGCCTGAGCTTGAGATAGTTGCTATCAACGATTTGACTGATAATAAAATCTTGGCTTATCTATTGCAAAATGACAGTAATTATGGTCGATATCATAAGGAAATTAGCTATGATAATAAATCGATTACGGTTGGTGGACAGCAGATTAAGACCTTTAGCGAACGAGATCCAATCGAGCTACCTTGGAAAAAACTTGGTATTGATGTAGTAATCGAATCAACTGGTAGGTTTGTAACTTATGAAAAAGCTTCTAGGCATATCAGCGCAGGTGCCAAAAAGGTAGTAATATCAGCCCCAGCTAAGGATGATGATCATAAAGTCAAGACAATCGTAATGGGAGTAAATGATCTTGACTTGAAACCTGAAGACAAGATCATTTCCAATGCCTCTTGTACCACCAATTGTCTTTCACCTGTGGTCAGGGTGATAGAAGATCATTTTGGGATAGATAAGGCGATGATGACTACCGTTCATTCCTATACAGCATCTCAGGTATTGCAGGATGGCCCGAGCAAAAATGAACGGGATAGTCGAGCAGCGGCTGAAAACATTATTCCGACTACAACTGGTGCAACTAAAGCAACTGGCAAGGTGATCCCTTCGATTGAGGGCAGATTTACTGGGCTAAGTATTCGGGTACCTACACCAGTAGTATCTCTTTGTGATACCGTTTTCTTGCTAAAAAGTAAGGCTAGTATAGAGCAAGTCAATCAAGTTTTGGAAAAAGCCTCTAGGACTAGGAGATTTCAAAGGGTTCTAGCTACGACTAGTGAGCAACTTGTTTCCTCGGACTTTATTGGGGATAGCCATTCGGCAATTGTCGACCTCAATCTTACTCAAGTGGTAGGTGAAAATATGCTCAAACTTGTAGTCTGGTATGACAATGAGTGGGGATACTCTAATCGCCTGGTCGAGGTAGTCCAAAAGCTCGGTAATGTTTAGAGTTCATTTAGCCAACGACCATGGGGGTTTTTTGCTCCGAGAAGTAGTAGTAGAATGGGCAAAATCAAGAGACTATCAGCTGATTGACCATGGTAATTCTGTACTTGATCAGGCCGATAATGATTTTGAGTATGCTAGATTGGCACTTGGTGGACTTAGGCAAGATTTAGAATCAGGATTAAAGTCTCGAGCAGTGTTGATATGTACTAGTGGGATAGCCATGACTATTCAGGCTAATCGTAGCCGAGGTCTTCGGGCTGTCTTGCCAATCAATCTAGAGCATGCCAAAACTTCTAGAGAGCATAATGATTGCAATGTTCTTGCTCTTGGTGGTAATTTTCATAATAGAAAACTAACTAAAGAGATTCTGGATATTTGGTTTGATACTGATTATCTAGGATTTGATCGCTACAATTTTCGCAACAAAGCATTAGATGATTAAATTATATCCTGCCCTTTTAACAAATCAGCCTGAACAAATGGTTGAAAGTCTAGGGTTTGTTCAACAGGGTAGCTTTGAGGGGTTGCATATTGATATTATTGATTCAGCAGCTGGCCAGCAAACCTTAAATCTTGATCAAGTATTAGGGATACTTGAAGCTAGTCAAGTCGATTTGAATAAGATTGATCTTCATCTGATGAGCCAAGCTGCCATTGATCAAGTAACAGTTACTAGTACCTCAGCTAGGGTGATCTTGGAGTATGAGATTGATCAATACTTGGTAGAACAAAGGATCATAGAGTTTGCTAGTCGAGGTCTAAAGACTAAGATTGGTCTTGCGATTGCCCCCAAGACTGAGCTTGAGTCAATCAAGCATTTAGTAGACCAGATCGGCCATTTGCTTTTTATGGCAGTAGAGTTTGGTCAGCAAGGTAATAATCTGGATCAAACAGTATTTGATAAAGTTCGACAAGCCAGGCAAGAGCTATCAGGGATAGAATTTGGCTGGGATGGCGGGGTTAATCTTGATAATCTTAGACAAATTGATAAATTGGTAAATCTGATAAATGCAGGTAGTGCAGTTTATGCCAGTAAGGATATTTTGAGAGCATATAATAGTTTGATACAATAAGCATAAGCATGATAGATCAAAGAGCTTTAGAGCTAAAAGCTAATAAGATTAGACAATTAGTTGTCGAGATGTTAATTGCTGCTGGCAGTGGGCATACTGCTGGACCATTGGATTTGGCTGACATCTTTGCTACTTTGTTTTTTGCAGTCATGAAGTATGACCCTGACAATCCTGATTGGGAAGAGCGAGATTGGTTGATTCTTTCCAATGGACATACTGTACCAGTACTTTATGCCTCAATGGCACTTGCGGGATATTTTCCAATCTCTGAGCTTAAACAGTTGAGAAAATTTGGTTCACGACTTCAGGGTCATCCCGAAAGGTTACGATTATCAGGTCTAGAAAATACATCTGGACCACTTGGCTCTGGACTCAGTCAAGCTGCTGGGGTAGCCTTGGGGCTGAAGCGAGACAATAGGAAGAATTTTGTTTACGTAATCAATGGCGATGGTGAGCTTCAAGAAGGTAATATCTGGGAGGCAGTGATGTTTGCGGGGAAATATCGCCTGGGCAACCTGATTAGTATTATTGACCGTAATTATATTCAGATAGATGGAATGACCGAAGATGTAATGCCATTAGAGCCACTAGCTGATAAATATCGAGCTTTTGGATGGCAGGTTTTTGAGATCAATGGTCATAATCCATCTGATATCTACGATGCAGTTTCTCAAGCAAAGGCAGTGCAAGATAAGCCAAGCGTGATAATCGCTAGAACTATTCCTGGTAAAGGGGTAGATTTTATCGAATTTGATTACCGTTGGCATGGTTATGATCCAGATGCTTCACATGCCAAGCGAGATTATCAATTGGCCTTAAAGAAACTGAGAAGTCTTGATGGTAAGATCAAAGGAGAAGATCAATGAGTCAAGCGGAAACATTAAGAAAAGGCTTCGGTGAGGGGCTGGTGTCTGTGGGTGAACAGGATGATCGAGTTTATGCACTCTGTGCTGATCTAACAGAATCAACTATGATGGCAGAGTTTGCTTCTAAGTTTCCGGATCGTTTTGTTGAGATCGGAGTAGCTGAGCAAAATCTAGTAACGGTAGCTAGTGGACTTGCTGCAATCGGTAAGATTCCATTTGTCACTAGCTATGCAGCTTTTTCACCAGGTAGAAACTGGGAACAGATTCGAACGACAATTTGCCTGAATGATCAGCCGGTCAAGATTGTCGGTTCGCATGCTGGGTTGTCTGTGGGGCCTGATGGTGCTACCCATCAAATGCTTGAAGACATTGCTCTGATGAGAGTTCTGCCCAATATTGATGTTGTAGTCCCTGCTGATTACAACCAGGCAAGACTTGCTACGATTGCACTTGCGCGGACTGGTCGTCCTGGATACCTGAGGCTGGCTAGGGAAAAGACTATAATTATTGAGCCAGCACTCGACTTTGAACTTGGTAGGGCTCAAATCCTAAGATCAGGCAGTGATCTTTCAATCTTTGCTTGTGGACCGATGGTCGCTCAAGCCCTGGAGGTAGCTAAGCAGTTATCAAGCTTGCAAATTGATGCCGAGGTGATCAATATCCACACTATTAAACCTCTTGATAATCAGGCTATCCATCAGAGTATAGCAAAGACAGGTCTTGGCTTCAGTATTGAAGAAGGTCAGATTGCAGGTGGTATGGGTAGTGCAATTGTTGAATTTTTGGCTGAAAATTTACCTAGTAGATTCACTAGGATTGGAGTGCGAGATCGATTCGGTCAATCTGGTAGTGTAGATCAACTTTGGCAAGAGTATGGATTGAGTATTGAGGGGATAAAAGAGCAAATATTAAATATAGTTAGGGAGGTCAGATGACTAATCAAGCCACTAAAAAAGATAACAAGAAGACTAAGTATGATTGTATCTGCATCGGTGATATTGTTACAGACGCATTTATTAGGCTTGAGCCTGAGTACACCGATTTAATCGAAGATAAAGATAGACGATACTTAAAGATCGAGTATGGTTCAAAGGTACCTTTTGAATATGCCAAGATTGTCCCTGGCGTAGGCAATGCTGGTAATGCAGCCAGAAGTTTAGCAAGACTTGGTCTTGATGTAGCTATTGTGACCAATGTTGGCGATGATCAACATGGCATGGAGCAGGGTCAGTCATTATTGGATGACTTGATCTCACTTGAGTTTGTCAAGGTTAATCACCGTACACCTTCAAATTACCATTATGTACTTTGGCACAGAGAGGAAAGGACAATCTTGATCAAGCATGAAGAGTTTGATTACTATTGGCCAAGAATACCTGAGCACAGTACTCCTGAGTGGGTTTATTTGACTTCACTTGGTGATCATGGTGCAAAAGTCTACCCAGAACTTACTGGCTGGCTTCAGTTGAATTCGCAGGTAAAATTAGCATTTCAGCCCGGTACCTTCCAGTTAAATCTTGATCAAGACAAGTATTTTTACGAGCGAGCTGAAATCGTGGTACTAAACAAAGAAGAGGCAGCAACATTGTTTGGGACTCATCCAAGTGATATTGCCAAAAATGCTCAGAGTCTAATTAAGCTTGGGGCTTTGATCGCAGTGATCACTGATGGTCCAGATGGATCTTATCTTTTAGCACCAGATAAGGGATTCAAGCAACTTCATAAGATTAGTCCTTTTCCAGATTTTCGTCCTCCAGTCGAACGAACCGGTGCCGGAGATAGTTACGCATCTACTATGATTGCTGCAGTAATCAAAGGTCAAGACCTCAATACGGCAATGCGCTGGGCTGGTGTTAACTCTGCTCATGTCGTGTTAGAAGTGGGGGCTGCAGCTGGTCTTCAGAGGCAAAACCAGATAATGATTGATCTAGAAAATGCCCCTGAAGACTATAATCTGTATAAAATAGGTTGACTAATTTAATTTCTCCAGATATAATTGCTTAAGTTATGGTAGTATTAAGATTAAATCGAGTTGGACGCAAGAAGCTTGCACTTTACCGTATTGTAGCGATTGATAAGCGCAAGGCTGTATCTGCTCGTCCTTTGGAATACCTGGGTAGGTACAATCCTCACAATAAAGAGCTAGTTGTAGATAAAGAGGCAATAAAAGCTTGGCTTGATAAGGGTGCTCAACCCTCAAATCGTTTGGCAATTATTCTCAAACAATCAGGTCTGAGCTTGCCAAAGTGGGTCAAGATTAATAGCAAAAATAGGTCAGTCAAAGATCCAGAAAAAGCTCAAAACCAAACTAGGCAGCCAGAGGAAGTAGTAGAGACGATTGAAGAAGTTGTCGAGGAAATTCCAGCAGAGGCTGAACAACAAGATTCTAATCAAGAGAGTTAAGTTAAATCATATAGGAGGTAGGATGGATTATCCTGAGATAGAGTTTGTAGAGCTAGTAGTAAGACAACTGGTTGCTAATCCAGATCAAGTCAAAGTAGAAAGAATCTTGGATGAAAAAGGAGTATTGTTGGTACTGACTGTAGATGATGAAGATTTGGGTAAGGTTATTGGTAGGGGAGGTGCTACTGTAAATGCGTTGAGGTCACTATTGAGAGTATTGGGAGCTAAGAACAATGCTAGGTATGCTTTGAAGGTAGATGACCCCAAGAATAGCACTACTCAATCAGCCACCAATTCACGACCAGCTCAGGCAGAGGGTCTGACAGAGCAGGCAGTGGAAGTACCTTCATCGCCAGAAGACGAAGTAGATCGTGAGCTTGAAGGACTAGTCAGCGACCTAGATCTATAGTTCTGGTGGCCTTTCGATTTGATATTATTACACTTTTTCCAGAAGCATTTCAGGGATTAGGGCATAGTATGCTCTATCAAGCCCAAGCTAATGGTTTGATAGAGTTGCATTTGCATAATCTTAGAGATTATGGATTGGGTAAGCGTAAACAAGTTGATGATCAGGTTTATGGAGGAGGAGCAGGGATGCTACTAATGGTAGAACCAATAGTATCGGCACTTGAGAATGTCAAAAAAACCGTTCCTAATGCAAAGGTCGGGCTATTGACTCCAAGAGGTAAGCTTTACAACCAAAGGCTGGCTACTGAGTTAAGTCAAGCAGAGGGTTTGACTTTAATATGTGGGCATTATGAGGGAGTTGACGAAAGACTAAATGATTATTTGGATTTTGAAGTTTCGATCGGGGACTATGTTTTAACTGGAGGAGAAATACCAGCAATGGTTGTGGTTGACAGTGTGGCTAGATTGATTGATGGTGTATTGGGAGACACAGAGAGTAATATGGATGAGAGCCATAGTTATCAGTTGCTTGAGTATCCCCAATATACTAGGCCACTGGATTTTAGGGGAAAGAAAGTGCCAGAAATATTAGTATCAGGAGATCACCAGGCTGTTATTGACTGGAGGCGAGAACAGTCTATAACCAAAACCAGAAAGAGTCGCCCTGACCTTTTGGAATTATAGGATTATGAACCCAGCAATTGTTCTCAAGCAGTGGATCAGGGGTCAGGAAGCGATTAGTCAATTGGCTACTGCTAAGAAAAATTTAATTGTCTTAAGGTTGGCAATATTTTGTTTGAGTTTAGCTACTATTTTGATTTATCTTGGAGAAATATTGCAGAATTTGGCAGGGTATCAAGGAGAACATGCGGTAGAAAGTTTTTTTGAGAATAATTCGATTGCAGTTGTGATCTTATTCGTAGGGATTATTGCCCCTATCAGCGAAGAGTTGATTTT is a genomic window of Candidatus Saccharibacteria bacterium containing:
- the hisS gene encoding histidine--tRNA ligase, translating into MSTSITDPIQPKGFRDLSINQQFEFDHWIQTITKVYKSRGFMPLRTSAVELSSVLLAKEGGETTKEIFMIPRAKHDLALRFDLTVPLARYVAANQQDIKFPFRRYQIGQSWRAENTQSGRKREFYQADIDIIGDDSIYADADVIISAIKAYQALDIEAIARINHRELLANMVRQAGGSQITEALRLIDKRDKLDKIRFGELLTGLVDDPKSITQYLDQVYQLGQLDALQESGLSQLDYLTKLGEILAREVGVGSFCFDFGLARGFDYYTGMVVEFFLPGNSTAVGSGGRYDNLISGYSSRSLGGVGCSIGVTRLFDHINPSGRGTLSEYLIAILDPEYLGFAQSVRLKVEELGGNCQIYTASSKLKHIFDYADRWAIDKLIIIGSDEIDSGQIKIKDLKTKLEETIEVKEQN
- the xth gene encoding exodeoxyribonuclease III produces the protein MKLISWNVNGIRAVLRKDKLLPMIEAEDPDILCLQEIKADPEQFELDLPGYQLIINSAKRKGYSGTAILSKLQPIRIIRNFPEKLVNSSQPDQYGDSNQEGRILAAEYPDYWLVNVYTPNAKDDLSRIPLRRDYWDSSFLRLLQSLEQTKPVLTCGDFNVAYTEDDLARPKQNQGKKGFTAEERTGFGNYLEAGFIDTFRLFHQGNGHYSWWSNWGKARENNVGWRIDYWLASQGLKSRIVAGDIYPDYLGSDHCPIGIELD
- the rpmG gene encoding 50S ribosomal protein L33, translated to MAKKGARQLIVLVNKATGTRYLTKKNKTNTTDKLVLKKYDRKTRKVEEFTETKTSLG
- a CDS encoding thioredoxin domain-containing protein; this translates as MKKVKKFLPIILFVGLIGVFGYLIFKGDSNPESTEDPASVELTDQQKQALLEGHAKLSEGANINVVEFGDFQCPACKAAEPEIERILGLYGDQINFYFRHRPLMSIHPNAKLAAITSEVAATEDKFWEMHDLLYQRQADWSSLSSTQVIDTFASYGTELGFDTADFRDQILGETGKGNINRDDDLAEELEVNGTPTFFVNGQRLASVSELEDKIKSLINGDSDADKADVSDDSSD
- the gap gene encoding type I glyceraldehyde-3-phosphate dehydrogenase, with product MKKTKVAINGFGRIGRSAFKIAMTKPELEIVAINDLTDNKILAYLLQNDSNYGRYHKEISYDNKSITVGGQQIKTFSERDPIELPWKKLGIDVVIESTGRFVTYEKASRHISAGAKKVVISAPAKDDDHKVKTIVMGVNDLDLKPEDKIISNASCTTNCLSPVVRVIEDHFGIDKAMMTTVHSYTASQVLQDGPSKNERDSRAAAENIIPTTTGATKATGKVIPSIEGRFTGLSIRVPTPVVSLCDTVFLLKSKASIEQVNQVLEKASRTRRFQRVLATTSEQLVSSDFIGDSHSAIVDLNLTQVVGENMLKLVVWYDNEWGYSNRLVEVVQKLGNV
- a CDS encoding RpiB/LacA/LacB family sugar-phosphate isomerase, yielding MFRVHLANDHGGFLLREVVVEWAKSRDYQLIDHGNSVLDQADNDFEYARLALGGLRQDLESGLKSRAVLICTSGIAMTIQANRSRGLRAVLPINLEHAKTSREHNDCNVLALGGNFHNRKLTKEILDIWFDTDYLGFDRYNFRNKALDD
- a CDS encoding transketolase, which translates into the protein MIDQRALELKANKIRQLVVEMLIAAGSGHTAGPLDLADIFATLFFAVMKYDPDNPDWEERDWLILSNGHTVPVLYASMALAGYFPISELKQLRKFGSRLQGHPERLRLSGLENTSGPLGSGLSQAAGVALGLKRDNRKNFVYVINGDGELQEGNIWEAVMFAGKYRLGNLISIIDRNYIQIDGMTEDVMPLEPLADKYRAFGWQVFEINGHNPSDIYDAVSQAKAVQDKPSVIIARTIPGKGVDFIEFDYRWHGYDPDASHAKRDYQLALKKLRSLDGKIKGEDQ
- a CDS encoding transketolase family protein, whose product is MSQAETLRKGFGEGLVSVGEQDDRVYALCADLTESTMMAEFASKFPDRFVEIGVAEQNLVTVASGLAAIGKIPFVTSYAAFSPGRNWEQIRTTICLNDQPVKIVGSHAGLSVGPDGATHQMLEDIALMRVLPNIDVVVPADYNQARLATIALARTGRPGYLRLAREKTIIIEPALDFELGRAQILRSGSDLSIFACGPMVAQALEVAKQLSSLQIDAEVINIHTIKPLDNQAIHQSIAKTGLGFSIEEGQIAGGMGSAIVEFLAENLPSRFTRIGVRDRFGQSGSVDQLWQEYGLSIEGIKEQILNIVREVR
- a CDS encoding carbohydrate kinase family protein, coding for MTNQATKKDNKKTKYDCICIGDIVTDAFIRLEPEYTDLIEDKDRRYLKIEYGSKVPFEYAKIVPGVGNAGNAARSLARLGLDVAIVTNVGDDQHGMEQGQSLLDDLISLEFVKVNHRTPSNYHYVLWHREERTILIKHEEFDYYWPRIPEHSTPEWVYLTSLGDHGAKVYPELTGWLQLNSQVKLAFQPGTFQLNLDQDKYFYERAEIVVLNKEEAATLFGTHPSDIAKNAQSLIKLGALIAVITDGPDGSYLLAPDKGFKQLHKISPFPDFRPPVERTGAGDSYASTMIAAVIKGQDLNTAMRWAGVNSAHVVLEVGAAAGLQRQNQIMIDLENAPEDYNLYKIG
- the rpsP gene encoding 30S ribosomal protein S16, which codes for MVVLRLNRVGRKKLALYRIVAIDKRKAVSARPLEYLGRYNPHNKELVVDKEAIKAWLDKGAQPSNRLAIILKQSGLSLPKWVKINSKNRSVKDPEKAQNQTRQPEEVVETIEEVVEEIPAEAEQQDSNQES
- a CDS encoding KH domain-containing protein, with amino-acid sequence MDYPEIEFVELVVRQLVANPDQVKVERILDEKGVLLVLTVDDEDLGKVIGRGGATVNALRSLLRVLGAKNNARYALKVDDPKNSTTQSATNSRPAQAEGLTEQAVEVPSSPEDEVDRELEGLVSDLDL